The genomic DNA TCGTACACAATCAGTAGCGATTGCTGAAACAATGACATTTATTGTCTTAGGGTTATCCACGATCAGCCATATGTATAATTGTCGCAGTGAAGTATCTATTTTACGATTGAAATTTTTGGGCAATCCATTGTTAGTCTTAACTACAGCAATTGGTGCATTGATTATTGTCTTATTAGTGACAATCCCTCTGACACAACATATCTTTGGATTTGTTACGATTGGACTTTCCAACTGGCTATGGGTTCTTGGTTTATCTTTTATTCCAGTAGCCTATATCGAAGTGAAAAAATGGACACATCTGTTTTAAAGAATTACCTGAAGGATTTTCTCTTAGTTAAGTTTAATTTTGTTCGTCTGTAGTTTATTTTTCCCGAAGCTACGGACGAACTTTTCTTAAAATGACTTAAAAAAGCGCAAATGATAAAAATAAATACAGATAACAAAAAAACTAGAGAATTATGGGAATTTATGACTAGTATAAGAGGTTAGAACGAGGAATTATAAAGGTAATCATTTTTCATTTATTCTAGTTTACATAATATATATTATACAAAGTAGATTCAAATGAAGTATGAACCGTTATCAACCTGAATTAATCCGAATTTTACCACAAAACCGATTTTTGACCCTTCTGCAAAATTTTAAAATTATTTTGCACTTGATTTATTTTCTCTGACTAGTTATTCATTACTCATTTACTAGAAACCAATGATTTTAAATCTATGTTCCTGCAATCTACAAAAAATTAGATTGACGTTCTGTCATCAGATTTAAGTTGGACTCAAGAATTTTTTATGACTTCGTCAATTTATGTATTTATCATCAACTAATCTATATCATCCATTCTAATAATATGTTTTGCTAATTCTATATGTTTATTCATGTTTTTGGTTCTCTTAGGCCAAGTTTAATGTGATATGTTATCTATAGAATAATAACTGAGGTGATAAAAAATGAAAATTGTTAAACTAGAGAAAGAAAAAATCAAACAGTACATATTAAATGAAGCCAATGAACAAGATATGATTGAAATGATCGAGCTGATGCGTGCAAAGAAAGCGATTTTAGACTTAGAAAAAATCGCAATGGAGAAGAAGAAAATCGTTGATAAATTCAACAAATTGTAAGAGTCTAAGCCCTATAGCCTCTTTTTTCTCTATCTACGAATGCCCTCTTCTCCATTCAAATGTTCTTATAATTCACTAAAAACGGATCACAGAAATATGATAAAAAATAATCCCGATAAATACGCCAAATAGAATATGTAAAACAACAGCAAAAACTAACGGAACGACCTTGGCTCCTTTTTTATCCCAGCTGTACGTTGCTTTCTTATTCTTCCATAGTAAAGATACAAGCAACAAACTGAGAATCATAAACCATAATAATAGTGCAATACCAACCAAAGGCATTATTTTTTCATTAACAATAGCTAACATCAGCAATGAAATAAACAAAAAACGGGAAAATCGGGAAATAGCAAACTATCATTTCCGATTATTCCCGTTTTTTTTTTGATGATAGAAGAGTATATAGAAAAGAAAGGAGAATTTATGGGTTTAGCGTACAGTATCAAGTACGGCTTTTAATTCACTGACTGATTGATGGAACATTGCTTTTTCTTGAGGTGTGATCGATAGGTCAATGATTTCTCTTACCCCATTTTCATCAACGATCGATGGCACACCAGTAAAGATATCTTCTTCACCATACTCGCCATTTAAGTAAGCTGAAACTGGTAGTACAGCTTGTTCATTATTTAGGATGGCTTTGACGATTCGAGTCGTACTCATACCGATACCGTAATAAGTTGCTTTTTTACGGTCAATGATTTCATAAGCTGCATTTTTTACTTTGTCAGCAAGTACTGTTAGATCATTTTCTTCTAAACGATGATCTTTCTCAACGTATTCCATGATTGGTTTACCACCGACTGTAGTATGTGACCAAGCAGCTACTTCTGAATCCCCATGCTCACCTAAGATATAACCGTGTACACTACGTGGATCAACTGCAAGTTTCAAAGCAATTTCTTTTCTGAAACGAGTTGTATCTAAAGTTGTTCCAGTTCCTACCACTCTTGAAGCTGGTAAGCCGGATTCTTGCCATGTTAAGTAAGTTAAAATATCGACTGGGTTTGAAGCAACAACGAAGATACCATCAAAACCTGAAGCCATGACTTCTTTAACGATTTGACGAGTGATCGCTGCATTTGTTTTCACTAGATCTAAGCGAGTTTGACCAGGTTTTTGGTTCACGCCAGCAGTTAAGATCACTAGATTTGCATCTTTACATTCTTCATACGTGCCAGACCATACGGAAACGTTCTTTTCGCCCCATGCCATTCCATCTAGTAAGTCTAAAGCTTCTCCTTCTGCTTTTTCTTGGTTGACATCGATTAAGACAAGTTCATTGGCAACACCTTGATTGATCATCGCATAAGCAATACTTGTACCGACAAATCCTGTACCTACGATTACAACTTTACGACTTGTTTTTTTCATGTCTAACACACCTTTCATCCGTTCTTTGTTATTTTCATGAAAATTATAAATCGGTTGCTATCATTTTTCAATAATATAGAAATTATATATACTATAATAATTTTTTATAGAAAATCAATAACGTCCATGATCGGATTGTGTTCTTCTCACTCTTGGTATTTCTTTACGAGAAGTGGACAAGTCATTAATTGATGGATTCTTTGTTTTTGCGGAAGCGCTCATTTGCGGTGAAAGGTTTGTAACTTTTGATTGTAAAGGCATAGGTTCAGGTTTTGCTGTTTGATAAGCTTGGTGTTCCTTAGGTAAGGAACTGGTACTGAATTGTCGTGAGATATGACTAAGATTAGGAACCCCTTCCAAACGAATAGGAGAAATTTTTAGTTGTAGATCTTCGACATAAATTCTTGAAGAAGGTTTTTTATAGAGTGGATCACCAAGTTTAGGGAACCAGTTTTTTCTTCTTTCACTGCGCTTGAGTTTGTTAGCTAACCGTTCCATTTCATTTTCACCAGTATACTTGGGATAGTTTGTAGCATGATAAGTCGAATAGATGGCTTCGTTGATTCGTTGGAATAGCATTTCCCGATATGTATTTGTATTGAATAATCGATGCAACTGATACAAAATAAAATCCCTCAATCTTCTTGCTCCTCATTCTGATGCCATGGCTCAAAGACATCTCTTTGTCTACTCGCTCTGGCCTTTTCTTTTTCTATATTGCTCTTAACTCTTTCTTCTTGGACTTTGTAAGAAGCCGCAACTTCTTTTTTGAAGTGTCTGCGGTCTTTACGAGTCACCCTTTTTATATATTTGAATATTTGCCAAATGATCACGACAAGTAAGTAAACCGTGAAAAAGCCAGAAAAGCCAAACTGAATAATAAATGACATAAGAAAGGCAGCAAGCTTACCTGCTTGACTAGCTGATGGAAAATTTTCCTGTTGTTGCGCAATAAATGTTAAAACCCAGTACATTCCCATTTTTTTCCCCCTACTCTTCTTTGCTCCAGTACTTACTTAGTCTTTTTATACCGACTTTTAGCAAGTGCTTGTTTAGATGGTTTCTCCATTTTAGGTTGTGCAACCATTTTTACAGAAATAAAAACACATAAAACAATAACAAAACTCGTGATACCAATGATCATAGATGTGTTATTGACAAAATATTTTGTGATTAATTGAATCATGTCTGTTTGACCAATCACTATTTTTCACCTCCTTTAGACATACAATAAGCAATCATAGTTTATAATGAAAGGATGATTTTAAAAAAACTTTTTTTTGCTTATTTTGAAAAAATAGAAAAGAACTTGCATCTGTAAGCCTTCAACATGGCTCACGCGGATACAAGTTCTTTTTTTACTTATTCTTTGTGTTTCGTTTTAAAAGCGTCAAATTTTTCTTTCGCTTCTTCTACCACTTCTTCTAGTTCATCCTTCAAATGATGTTTTTTTGTTGGATGCTCGGACTCTTCTTCCACTGCGTTTGAACCAGACATCGCGACTTCTTTTTCTTCACCGGAGTTGGTTCCAGCTAACGCCTCTTCTTTATCTGTTGTTTCACCTGAATTAGTTCCAGCTAACGCAACTTCATCATCTGTTTTAGGCGCCATGGAACCTCTTAAACGTTTTTCTTTTTCTCCATCATAATTTGTCATGTTTCTCGTCCTCCTTGTTGCTCTGTCTCTATCCTACAACAAGAATAAAATAACTGTCAAAACATAAAGGCGGGAACATTCGTATTAATTTTCTTTCCTTAGAATTTTCACTTCGTAAGGTGCAAACGTTTGGATACCAGTAAGCGTTTGATTTGTTTCGATAGCCAAGTAAGGATCAAGCAACTCAAGCTGTTGCCTCTCCTCAGAAAAATTCATTAGAAAGTAATAGCAGTGTGTTCCATCGGTTCGCGATTGAATCGAAATTTTTGGATTTGAACTCTTAACGATTCCTTGCTGCAACTGTAATTTTTCGATGATTGGCTGGTAAAACACTTCTAGAAAATCGAGATCGGTACGAGCTGCTAAGTAATAAGCAGTTCCCTCGCCTAATTGATTTTCAACTAGAGCTGGCGTTTCAGCATAAAAATCTTGTTTGTAAGTAGCTCTCACCTTCCCTGTCGTTTCGTTGACGATGCCACAGTAGTCTTTTGTTTGATATGTTTGTTCCTTGTAAAGGATTTGATTGTGTTCTCCTGGATAAAGCGTGTCAAGCTCTTTTGGAAGGACACCAAAAAGTGTTTGCAAAACTTGTGGCCATTCTCCAAGATGTAACCGATCATGTTCATTGACCATTCCGGTAAAATAGCTACCAATCAAGGTGCCACCTTTTGTCACATATTCTGAGAGTTTGACCATCGTTTCTTCACGCATCAAATAGAGCATTGGTGCAACGACTAAGGCATAATTAGAGAAGTCTTGATTTGGCGTCAAAATATCAACAGCTATATCTCTTTCCCAAAAGAATCGGTAATGTTCTTGTAGTGTTTGGATATAACGACGAGTTGGACGACCAAAACCACCGCCTCTTTTTAATGCCCAATTGCTTTCCCAGTCAAATAAAATAGCGACTTTTGCCTCTGTTTGTGTACCTTTGATCGAAGACAAAGTGTCTAATCGTTTTCCGTAAGCCGCTACTTCTTGGAAGACTCGATTGTTTTCTGAATTGTCATGTTCAACTACTGCCCCGTGGAATTTTTCGGAATTTCCTAGTGATTGCCGCCATTGAAAATAGAGTGTGCTATCTGACCCATGTGCCAGTTGTTGCATCCCACTTAGCAGGTGCATTCCTGGCTTCTTCGCCTTGTTGAATGCGTGCCAATTCACGTAACTAGGCGTCGATTCCATCACGAGAAATGGTTGTTTCTTCAATGAACGATATTGATCGTGGACGTAAGCTGATTTCATGGCGGTCACATGTAAAGGTTCGTACGGGTTATGCCAGTCGGGGTAGCTATCCCAACTGACGATATCAACAACTTCTGCAAATCGAGAATAATCAAGTCCTTCCAGGGGAATAAAGTCATGCTGGTCATGGCCTTCTGCCATAAAATTAGTCGTTACTGGAATAGCTGGTGTGATTTCTCTAATCGGTTCGATTTCATGTAAAAAGAAATCGATCGTCCGATCTGTCACAAATCGTTTCCAGTCTAGATCCATGCCATGCACTTTATGTTCTCCAAGAGGTGAAGGCGGCACAACTTGGGACCAACTGGAATAATCATTACTCCAAAATGTCATCCACCAAGCGTCATTCACTGCTTCTAAGGTTTGATATTTCGTTTTGACCCACTCACGCCATTTGGCTGCACAAAGTGGACAGTAGCATTCTCCGGAGTATTCATTACTGATATGCCACAGCAATAATGCCGGATGGTCACCATATCGTTCAGCTAAACGGCGATTGATTTGCTGGACTTTTTCCCGATAAACAGTTGATGTGTAACAATGGTTATGGCGAAAACCATGATGATGCTTTTGTCCTTGTGCATTCGTTCGATTCACTTCTGGATATTTTTCACTCAACCATTGAGGGCGTCCACCACTTGGTGTGGCTAAAATCACACGTCCTTGACGTTTGTGCATCTCTTCAAATACTTTATCTAAACACTCAAAGTGATAAACCCCTTCTTCTGGTTCTAATGTACTCCATGAAAAGATCCCTACAGTTACGGTATTGACATGTGCTTTATCCATCAACTCAAAATCTTTTTTCAAGATTTCAGGGTGATTCAACCATTGTTCCGGATTATAATCCCCACCATGGAGTAAACGTGTGTCATTATAAGTCTTCACTTCATTTCCTCCTTTCTACAAGATGATAGATGAATGATTGACAGTCTCCTGCAAGTTGGTAAGTGGTATGATTCACTCCATTGAACAAACGTGGTTTTTTCAGACCGACATTCATCAGGAAATTACCGTTAATCGTTTCTTTTTGATTGATTTGATAATAACTATCCTTATTCAGGCATTCTGGAAGTGGTAAATATGCCTTTGCGGCTGGATTGGCACGTGCCGATTTTTGATAATAACCAATGATTGCCTCTGACTGATCGTGACTGAAAACACCCCAGCAAATTTCATTATCAGCAGGATGGTTTGGCAAAATCTGGAGAAATTCCCCATGAGTCAGCAAATGACGATGGGCTTTGTAAAAAGTGATCCGGTCACTGATCTGTTGTATTTCATCTTCTGTCAAAGCCAATAGGTCTAATTCGTAGCCTAAAGGGCCAAACATCGCCACATCTTGGCGGAATGCTAAGGAAGTGTCACGTAACACTTGGTGGTTCGGAGAAGCAGAGACATGATTACTAAAGCTAGAAAGGGGATATCCTGCTAATGTTCCGCTAAGAATACTTAATCGTTCCAACCCATCACTGGTATCGCTAGGCCAGATTTGCGGACTATAAAATAATATACCTAAATCATATCTGCCTCCACCACCAGCACAACCTTCGATCAAAAGATCAGGATAGCTGGTCAATAATTTGCCATAAAGCGTGTAGACGCCTTGGACATAGCGATGGAAGAACTCCTGTTGATGAACCCCCTGTTTTTCTAAATAGGCGGAATAGGCTTCAGTAATATTTCGGTTCATATCCCACTTGATATAAGTTAAATTTGTTTCTTCAATGATCTTTGCCATTTGCTCATAGATCTCTTCAACAACGGCCGGATTCGCAAAATCAAGGACATATTGCCCACGTCCCACCGAGATACGTGAATAGGGATGTCTCACTACCCAATCAGGATGTTTTTCCAATAACTGACTATCAGGAGAGATCATTTCAGGTTCGAACCACATGCCGAATTGAAGGCCCATATTTTTGAGCTTTGTTGCAAAGGCAGCCAATCCGTGTGGGAATTTTTGCTTATCAGGCGTCCAGTCACCTAACGAGGACCGATCGTTGTTTCGTTTGCCAAACCAGCCATCGTCTAAGACAAAACATTCCATTCCTAATTTTTTTCCAATGGTCGCAAGCGACAAGAGTTTTTCTTCGGTAAAATCAAAATATGTTGCTTCCCAGTTATTGAACACGATTGGTCTTGGCGTGTTTTGCCATTGACGATCAATCAAATAGTTTTCGATAAAATGCGTAAATTGTTTGGCAAGACCATTCGTACCTGCAGCGCTATACATCAAGACTGCTTCTGGTGTCGTAAAGCTTTCCTTAGGCGTTAATGTCCAAGTAAATTGTGTCGGATGGATACCGATCATCACTCGCGTTTTATCCCATTCATCCACTTCTGCTTGAGCGAGAAAATTGCCGGAATAAACGAGATTCATCCCATAGACCTCTCCTTGATCAAGCGTTGAATTTTGATGTTCCAGCCGGATAAAGGGATTATGCTGATGGCTACTTGCACCTTTTAGTGACCCAATCGCTACGACTCCTTGTTCAAGCGGCCGTTTCTTTTCATGTCGTTCTTTTAACCAAGCACCTGAAAAATGAGTGAAATCATACGCTTTGGTAGAAAGATTCAAGACGCCTGAAAGCATGCGATGGATCTGTAAATCTGTCTCAGATTGATTGATCAGCGTCTGACTTTGAACGATGGCGGTGGAATCGCAAAATAATGTGTAATGAAGTATCAGCTCTAACTGACGTTCCTGATCCACTAATCGCAAAGAGAGTGTTTCCGTTTCTTCCTCTTTCCCATAAGCAGCCGGACACTTTAAGTTTCTTTCCTTGCCTTTTTTAGTCGTTGCTTCGACAAAACGAAAATCGGTGTAGTAAGGCGTTTGGTTACTTGAAAGTTCGATCGCTCCTTCTTTGAAATCAGAAGAACCATACACAGGATATGCTTGTGGATGATCGGTCAAGGTAAAGTTAGGGTCATCTTCAAAAAACTTGACTGTTCCAGCAGATTTATTTTGATCTGTGACCAAGTAGTCGATTTCTTCGACAGATAAACCATGTAAAGATTTTCCGTAATAAATTTGCTCGATCTGTCCATTTTGCATGACATGGAGAATAAAGCTAACTTGCGAATTATTCATGTGAAATATGCGATTGTTTAATTGTTCAATCATGGAAGGCAACACCTCTTAATTTTTAGTTAGTAAAACAAACAAGGAATGAAGAGAGCGACGTTTTGTTCCTCCATTCCTTGTTTGTGGAGAAATCAGAGCTTTTGTATCAAATAATTGACTCTTTTAGCTAACTGATGATTGTAAAAGAATTTATAAAATGGCAGGACAAAAAGCAAACTCAGCTGCGTTTTGGCATCAATCAGTTCATTTCTTTCAGAATAATGCAACGTGAACTCCTGCTCATCTTGACGTTTCAGTTGGTAGGTTTGAACGATTTTTCCACCGGAGTAATCAGTAGTCATTTCAAGTAGTTCATCTTTGACTAAACGTTGGATCGTCATCGTGCTTTCGACAGTCGCTTGCCCGAGTTTTGTTCGAAGCGCAGTCGTGACGGCTGCTCCTTCTGTCAGCTCGGTAATCGAAGAGTCCTTGCTGTGAAAATAGCTTAATTGTTCTTCCAGTAGTATTTGGTAAAAATGTGTGGCTTGTGTCGGTATTTTCTTTCGGTAGTTCAAGGTATCGATCCGCATGGGGTTCACTCCCTACTGTTCTTCTATGGTGATTTTTCCATCCATCAGTTGGTTTTCTTTTTCTTGTTTCACTTGTTGGCGTTCTTCCTTCAAATATTCACGGTCCATCGCAACTAAGAAAGGCACCCAAATCAGTGTCATCACAACTACAGTCACGATTTGTAAAAGTGCGCCGGTGATCGAACCAGTTCCTAACCAACCTGACAGTAAAATCGGCGTCGTCCAGACAACCGTTGCCCCGATTGGACGAGGAACTAAGCCAAAGTAAATCGCAAAGTATGAAATCGTAGTAGAAGCTAGTGGCGCTAAAATCCAAGGAATGAATGCCACTGGGTTCAACACGACGGGCAGGCCAAAAGTCATTGGTTCTGATACATTAAAAATCGCTGGTGCAATGATCGTTTTCATCGTCTTCTTCATACGAATTGAGCGAGCGATAAAGAATGCCATTGTGATCGAAATACCAAGTTGCATTCCTTGATTGACGAACACGCCCATAAAGGTCGTGTTGATGATATGTGGCAACTGTTCTGCGCCATTTTTATATGCTTCAAAGTTTTCAATTGCTAAAGCACCCATGATTGGATCAATCACTGCATTGACGACTAACGTGCCGTGGATACCGAACCACCAGAAAAGTTGCGTAAAGAAAACAGCGATCAATACAGCGGGTAAAGTTCCGCCAAGTCCCATCAAAGGTTGTTGCAACATCTGATAAACGAAATCGACTGCATTTCCCCAGGTGGTAAAAGTAAATAGATAGCGGATGATGTTGAATAAAAACAAAGGAGCAGCTCCAGGGATGATGGCCACAAAAGATTCAGCAATCATCGGTGGAACGGATTCTGGCATCTTGATCGTAAACCCTGTGCGACTGATCCGACTATAGATTTCTGTAGCGACGATTGCTGTCAAGATACCCACGAACATCCCTTCAGCACCTAGTTTCGATAAAGGAATAAACGTACCCATGGTTTCATCGCTCCCAAACGGTAACAGCATGATGAAACAAGAAAGTGAAATGGCACCAGCAAAGATTTGTGGTTGTTTGTAGTGACCAGCCAATTGATAACCGATCCCAAATACAATAAAAAGTGCTGAAATACTCATTGTCGCATTGCCGACAGGTCCAAAGAACTCATTTAAAAAGGTATTGAATGCTTCTGGCAGAAAAGTAGCGAAGCCAAATGTTGTTGGCAAATTTTGGATAATGATCATGATGGAAGCAAACATTGTTGCAGGAAAAGCCATCATAAAACCATCTCGGAGACTGAGTAGATATTTATTATTTGCGATCAGCGTTGCAGCGGGCACCATTTTTTCAGCTAATTTATCGACAAATTTCATGTGTGATAACTCCTTTTATTTAATATGTGCAAACGTTTACTTGGTGAGTATAATTGTTTACTTAATGTTTACACAAGTGAGAAAACAAAAAAAGTTCGAGAAAGAGAGATTCTCGAACTTTTTCAAGGGATAAATGTGTAAAATGAGTTAATCTAAAGCGGGATGTCCTGTCCGATGGAGTCTCGTAACACGAGTTC from Enterococcus mundtii includes the following:
- a CDS encoding rRNA processing protein, producing MTNYDGEKEKRLRGSMAPKTDDEVALAGTNSGETTDKEEALAGTNSGEEKEVAMSGSNAVEEESEHPTKKHHLKDELEEVVEEAKEKFDAFKTKHKE
- a CDS encoding DUF3284 domain-containing protein; translation: MRIDTLNYRKKIPTQATHFYQILLEEQLSYFHSKDSSITELTEGAAVTTALRTKLGQATVESTMTIQRLVKDELLEMTTDYSGGKIVQTYQLKRQDEQEFTLHYSERNELIDAKTQLSLLFVLPFYKFFYNHQLAKRVNYLIQKL
- a CDS encoding beta-galactosidase; translated protein: MKTYNDTRLLHGGDYNPEQWLNHPEILKKDFELMDKAHVNTVTVGIFSWSTLEPEEGVYHFECLDKVFEEMHKRQGRVILATPSGGRPQWLSEKYPEVNRTNAQGQKHHHGFRHNHCYTSTVYREKVQQINRRLAERYGDHPALLLWHISNEYSGECYCPLCAAKWREWVKTKYQTLEAVNDAWWMTFWSNDYSSWSQVVPPSPLGEHKVHGMDLDWKRFVTDRTIDFFLHEIEPIREITPAIPVTTNFMAEGHDQHDFIPLEGLDYSRFAEVVDIVSWDSYPDWHNPYEPLHVTAMKSAYVHDQYRSLKKQPFLVMESTPSYVNWHAFNKAKKPGMHLLSGMQQLAHGSDSTLYFQWRQSLGNSEKFHGAVVEHDNSENNRVFQEVAAYGKRLDTLSSIKGTQTEAKVAILFDWESNWALKRGGGFGRPTRRYIQTLQEHYRFFWERDIAVDILTPNQDFSNYALVVAPMLYLMREETMVKLSEYVTKGGTLIGSYFTGMVNEHDRLHLGEWPQVLQTLFGVLPKELDTLYPGEHNQILYKEQTYQTKDYCGIVNETTGKVRATYKQDFYAETPALVENQLGEGTAYYLAARTDLDFLEVFYQPIIEKLQLQQGIVKSSNPKISIQSRTDGTHCYYFLMNFSEERQQLELLDPYLAIETNQTLTGIQTFAPYEVKILRKEN
- a CDS encoding alpha-galactosidase, yielding MIEQLNNRIFHMNNSQVSFILHVMQNGQIEQIYYGKSLHGLSVEEIDYLVTDQNKSAGTVKFFEDDPNFTLTDHPQAYPVYGSSDFKEGAIELSSNQTPYYTDFRFVEATTKKGKERNLKCPAAYGKEEETETLSLRLVDQERQLELILHYTLFCDSTAIVQSQTLINQSETDLQIHRMLSGVLNLSTKAYDFTHFSGAWLKERHEKKRPLEQGVVAIGSLKGASSHQHNPFIRLEHQNSTLDQGEVYGMNLVYSGNFLAQAEVDEWDKTRVMIGIHPTQFTWTLTPKESFTTPEAVLMYSAAGTNGLAKQFTHFIENYLIDRQWQNTPRPIVFNNWEATYFDFTEEKLLSLATIGKKLGMECFVLDDGWFGKRNNDRSSLGDWTPDKQKFPHGLAAFATKLKNMGLQFGMWFEPEMISPDSQLLEKHPDWVVRHPYSRISVGRGQYVLDFANPAVVEEIYEQMAKIIEETNLTYIKWDMNRNITEAYSAYLEKQGVHQQEFFHRYVQGVYTLYGKLLTSYPDLLIEGCAGGGGRYDLGILFYSPQIWPSDTSDGLERLSILSGTLAGYPLSSFSNHVSASPNHQVLRDTSLAFRQDVAMFGPLGYELDLLALTEDEIQQISDRITFYKAHRHLLTHGEFLQILPNHPADNEICWGVFSHDQSEAIIGYYQKSARANPAAKAYLPLPECLNKDSYYQINQKETINGNFLMNVGLKKPRLFNGVNHTTYQLAGDCQSFIYHLVERRK
- a CDS encoding L-lactate dehydrogenase; protein product: MKKTSRKVVIVGTGFVGTSIAYAMINQGVANELVLIDVNQEKAEGEALDLLDGMAWGEKNVSVWSGTYEECKDANLVILTAGVNQKPGQTRLDLVKTNAAITRQIVKEVMASGFDGIFVVASNPVDILTYLTWQESGLPASRVVGTGTTLDTTRFRKEIALKLAVDPRSVHGYILGEHGDSEVAAWSHTTVGGKPIMEYVEKDHRLEENDLTVLADKVKNAAYEIIDRKKATYYGIGMSTTRIVKAILNNEQAVLPVSAYLNGEYGEEDIFTGVPSIVDENGVREIIDLSITPQEKAMFHQSVSELKAVLDTVR
- a CDS encoding PTS sugar transporter subunit IIC; translation: MKFVDKLAEKMVPAATLIANNKYLLSLRDGFMMAFPATMFASIMIIIQNLPTTFGFATFLPEAFNTFLNEFFGPVGNATMSISALFIVFGIGYQLAGHYKQPQIFAGAISLSCFIMLLPFGSDETMGTFIPLSKLGAEGMFVGILTAIVATEIYSRISRTGFTIKMPESVPPMIAESFVAIIPGAAPLFLFNIIRYLFTFTTWGNAVDFVYQMLQQPLMGLGGTLPAVLIAVFFTQLFWWFGIHGTLVVNAVIDPIMGALAIENFEAYKNGAEQLPHIINTTFMGVFVNQGMQLGISITMAFFIARSIRMKKTMKTIIAPAIFNVSEPMTFGLPVVLNPVAFIPWILAPLASTTISYFAIYFGLVPRPIGATVVWTTPILLSGWLGTGSITGALLQIVTVVVMTLIWVPFLVAMDREYLKEERQQVKQEKENQLMDGKITIEEQ